DNA sequence from the Sphingomonas bisphenolicum genome:
TCGGTGACCTGTCGGGCTTCGCCTCCGCGCTGCTGCTGGGCGTGACCGCGCTGTTCATCGCGGTCGAATCGGGGTTGCGCCTGTTCCAGCCGATCGACGTCGCTTTTGGCGAGGCGACGCTGGTGGCGGTCGTCGGCCTGATCATCAACATCATCAGCGCGCTGCTGCTGGGCCACGATCATAGCCACGACCATGGGCATGACGATGATGGCCATGACCATGGACATGGCCATGCCGACAATAATCTGCGCGCGGCCTATGTGCATGTGCTGACCGACGCGCTGACGTCGGTGCTGGCCATCGGCGCTCTGCTGGCTGGGCGCTATCTGGGATGGTGGTGGATGGACCCGGCCGTCGGCCTGCTGGGCGCGGTGGTGATCGCACGCTGGGCCTGGGGCCTGATGAAGGACACCGCCGCGATCCTGCTCGATACGGCGGAGCCCGCGCTGATGGCGCGGGTGCGCGCGCAGGCGGAAGCCGAAGGCGCCACCATCCGCGACCTGCATGTCTGGCGCATCGGTCCCCATGCCCATGCCGCGATCATCAGCCTGGCCCCCGGCGCCGACGCGCCCAAGGTAAGGGCGCGGGTGCGCGCGCTCCCGCGCATGGAGCATGTCACGGTGGAGTGCGGGTAAAGGACTAGAGCACGCTGCGTTACATCCGACGCACGTCGCGCGCTCTAAGTTTTTGGTGTCGCATCGTTTCAAGCAGAAAAGCGGTTCCCACTTTTCCGCACGATGCTCTAAGGTCGCTCGTCCCAGCGTACCAGCGTGACCCCACCATCCTGATCGACGGCCAGTTCGCCAAAAGCCCCGGTCCGCAACTTCAGCGCGCCGAGCGGCAGGCCCGCCGCGATCAAAGCAAAGCGCGCCGCGCCATTGCTCGTGACGAGCAGGTCCACGCCCGTGCCGCCCTCCGCGAAGAAGGCGCGCCAGGCGGCGATGCGGGCGTCGGCATCCACGATCCAGCCATCGGGTGCGATGCCGCGCTCGTCCCAGTCGGCCAGCGCCTGCGCACCGATCCGGGCCAGCACCGCCGCCTCCGGCCGCCCTTCGTCGGGACCATGGTCGATCTCCCCCAGCCAGTCGCGCGCACCATCGGGGCATGGCCAGTCGCGGCGGCGATATGATCGGCCGTTTCGCGGGCGCGCAGCAGCGGACTGGACAGGAGGCGGTCGATCGGCAGCGCCTGGCGCGCGAACCAGTCGCCCAACCGGCCAGCCTGCGCATGACCGCTGTCCACCAGCGGGATATCGGTGCGGGCGCCCACGCGACAGGCGTCGGCGCTGCTGGCGAAGGTATTGCCGTGGCGGAGGATGAAGATGCGGCGCATGAGGACGGACGGACGATCAGAGCGGCGGGGTCGGGTCGCCATAGACGGCGATCAGCGCTTCGACGCGACTGATGTCCGCCTCCGTATCGATGCCGCTGCTGTCGAAGCGCGGCGGATCGACCGCGACGGTCATGACCGATATGCCCAGTTCGAGCAGGCGCAACTGCTCCAGCCCCTCCAGATTTTCCAGCACCGTCGGCGGGCAGGCCTCGAACCGCTCCAATGCGTCGAGCGCATAGCCGTAGAGGCCGACATGCCGCCAGACCGGAGAGCGGGGATCGGTTTCGCGCAGCTTGTCCTCATTGCGGATCGCCGGGATGATCGTCTTGGAAAACCACAGCGCGCGTCCATCGGGCGCGCGGGCGCAGGTAGTGCCGCTGAAGGGAGATCGCGTCTTATGCTCGCGCAGCGCATCGAGCGCGGGCCAATCCAGCGCGATGACCGGTGTGGCGACCGGCGCGCCGTCCTGCAACGCGGCGATCACCGCGCCGAGCGCTCCTTCGGGCTGGAAGGGCGAATCGCCCTGGAGATTGACGACGAAGCGCGGTGGCGAGGGCTGGGCCTGCGCCGCGGCGAGCGCGCGGCCCGAACCTGTGGCGATGGCGCTATCGGTCATCACCGCATCGCAGCCGACAGCGCGGGCATGGTTGGCGATCGCCTCGTCATCGGTTGCAACGGTCAGGGCGATGCCCTCGCGCGC
Encoded proteins:
- the dmeF gene encoding CDF family Co(II)/Ni(II) efflux transporter DmeF, producing the protein MTMHDDDRQDHHGHGHHDHGHNDADHGHDHGPAGMADDGEESHYFDHIYLSAGHDQNAKRTLWVVWLTAATMVVEIAFGWITGSMALLADGFHMATHAGALAVAAAAYGYAKRHARNPRYTFGTGKVGDLSGFASALLLGVTALFIAVESGLRLFQPIDVAFGEATLVAVVGLIINIISALLLGHDHSHDHGHDDDGHDHGHGHADNNLRAAYVHVLTDALTSVLAIGALLAGRYLGWWWMDPAVGLLGAVVIARWAWGLMKDTAAILLDTAEPALMARVRAQAEAEGATIRDLHVWRIGPHAHAAIISLAPGADAPKVRARVRALPRMEHVTVECG
- a CDS encoding 3-deoxy-manno-octulosonate cytidylyltransferase, encoding MSLLVVIPARAGSSRLPRKPLRLIAGRTLLHRTIAMARAAIGAREGIALTVATDDEAIANHARAVGCDAVMTDSAIATGSGRALAAAQAQPSPPRFVVNLQGDSPFQPEGALGAVIAALQDGAPVATPVIALDWPALDALREHKTRSPFSGTTCARAPDGRALWFSKTIIPAIRNEDKLRETDPRSPVWRHVGLYGYALDALERFEACPPTVLENLEGLEQLRLLELGISVMTVAVDPPRFDSSGIDTEADISRVEALIAVYGDPTPPL